A single window of Dermochelys coriacea isolate rDerCor1 chromosome 14, rDerCor1.pri.v4, whole genome shotgun sequence DNA harbors:
- the LOC119843331 gene encoding butyrophilin subfamily 1 member A1-like, translating into MKMKLSSLHHGSTASISLPGFIIFFINLPIHNLESAQFTIIGPDQPVTAIVGEDIVLPCHLSPPMSAEDMEVRWFRSDYSFLVYRYSDGKDQTEYQMPEYTGRTEFLKDNIRNGSVALRLHNIRPADEGQYICYFESASFYKDALLELKVAALGTGPLISVEGYQDGGIRVVCRSAGWYPEPEVFWRDLTGQHLPLLSETKFQGENGLFETETSIIITETSNQNMSCSIRSTLLKQEKESTIYIAELFFPKKSPWITILCTILVIQVFFIGLLIYLMKTKEKRAAEHRWKDCLSEAERVTLDPDSANPYLILSKDRKRVRLGGADEKLLANHEGFCYSPCVLASEGFTSGTHYWGVEVGSKGGWAVGVARESVRRKEGVVILNPEEGIWAVERQWWGKFWALTNPMTRLSLRRKPEKIRVSLDYEAGLVEFFDADNEKPFYAFRSASFADEKIFPFFRVGGAGAQLRLCP; encoded by the exons atgaaaatgaaattatcATCTCTCCATCATGGCTCCACAGCAAGCATCTCTCTGCCTGGTTTCATCATTTTCTTCATTAATTTACCAATTCACAACTTGGAGTCAG CCCAGTTCACAATCATTGGACCGGATCAACCTGTCACTGCTATTGTGGGTGAGGACATTGTGTTACCCTGTCACTTGTCACCCCCGATGAGTGCTGAGGACATGGAGGTGAGATGGTTCCGGTCTGATTACTCTTTCCTTGTGTATCGCTATTCTGATGGAAAGGATCAGACTGAATATCAGATGCCGGAATATACAGGAAGGACAGAGTTTCTGAAAGACAATATCAGAAATGGAAGTGTCGCCTTGAGGTTACATAATATCAGACCTGCAGATGAGGGACAATACATATGCTATTTTGAGTCAGCTTCCTTTTATAAAGATGCCTTATTGGAACTGAAGGTAGCAG CTCTAGGCACTGGTCCTCTCATCTCTGTTGAAGGTTATCAGGATGGAGGGATCCGAGTGGTGTGCCGATCGGCTGGGTGGTACCCAGAGCCTGAGGTTTTCTGGAGAGATCTCACTGGACAACATTTACCGTTGCTGTCTGAAACAAAATTCCAAGGGGAGAATGGCCTGTTTGAAACAGAAACTTCTATAATCATAACAGAAACCTCAAACCAGAACATGTCCTGTTCCATTAGGAGCACACTCCTCAAACAAGAAAAGGAATCAACAATTTATATAGCCG aactttTTTTCCCGAAGAAATCTCCCTGGATCACCATTCTGTGCACGATACTGgttattcaggttttttttattggCCTCTTAATTTATCtcatgaaaacaaaag AGAAGAGGGCTGCAGAACATA GGTGGAAAGACTGCCTTTCAGAAGCAG AGAGGGTGACCCTGGATCCAGACTCAGCAAATCCCTACCTCATCTTGTCGAAGGATCGGAAAAGAGTCAGACTGGGAGGCGCAGACGAGAAGCTGCTCGCCAATCATGAGGGATTTTGTTATTCTCCCTGTGTACTGGCCTCTGAGGGATTCACCTCTGGGACACATTATTGGGGGGTGGAAGTTGGGAGCAAAggaggctgggctgtgggggtggccagagagtctgtgaggaggaaggaaggagtagTGATCCTTAATCCTGAGGAGGGGATCTGGGCTGTAGAGCGACAGTGGTGGGGTAAGTTCTGGGCTCTCACTAACCCTATGACACGCCTGTCCCTACGTAGGAAACCTGAGAAGATTCGGGTTTCTCTGGACTACGAAGCAGGCCTGGTGGAATTTTTCGATGCTGATAATGAGAAACCGTTCTATGCTTTCCGCTCGGCCTCTTTCGCTGATGAGAAAATCTTCCCTTTCTTccgggttgggggtgcaggagcccAGCTCAGACTGTGTCCGTGA